In Aliamphritea ceti, a single window of DNA contains:
- a CDS encoding response regulator encodes MQNSSHILVVDDHKDIRDLVARYLTEHGYRVTTAKDGKAMKAALSASAIDLVILDVMMPGEDGLSLCRNLREQGAMPVIMLTAMAEQTDRVVGLEMGADDYLTKPFFPRELLARIKAVLRRTAAMPPQKAALTEDIVCFDRWQLDVSRRELIGEDGVAVPLSTSEYKLLSTFLAHPKHVLSREQLLDLTQGRQAEVFDRSIDNQVSRLRRKIEENPSKPCLIKTVWGGGYTLTADVSRP; translated from the coding sequence ATGCAAAATTCTTCTCATATTCTGGTTGTTGATGATCATAAGGATATTCGTGATCTTGTTGCGCGATATCTGACAGAACATGGTTACCGGGTAACAACGGCTAAAGATGGCAAGGCTATGAAGGCCGCTCTCAGTGCGAGTGCCATTGATCTGGTGATTCTGGATGTCATGATGCCCGGAGAGGATGGCTTGAGCTTATGTCGTAACCTGCGTGAGCAGGGGGCAATGCCAGTTATTATGCTAACGGCAATGGCAGAACAGACAGATCGTGTTGTGGGTTTGGAAATGGGGGCGGATGATTACCTGACTAAGCCATTTTTCCCCCGTGAACTGTTGGCACGTATCAAGGCTGTTTTACGACGCACAGCCGCTATGCCGCCTCAGAAAGCAGCACTGACAGAAGATATTGTGTGTTTTGACCGTTGGCAACTGGATGTTTCAAGACGGGAGCTGATCGGTGAGGATGGAGTAGCCGTCCCATTAAGTACATCTGAATATAAATTATTGTCTACATTTCTTGCGCATCCTAAACATGTATTGAGCAGGGAACAGTTATTAGATCTGACCCAAGGCAGACAGGCTGAAGTGTTTGACCGCAGTATTGATAATCAGGTCAGCCGGCTGCGGCGTAAAATTGAAGAGAATCCTTCTAAACCCTGCCTGATCAAAACAGTCTGGGGTGGTGGTTACACCCTTACTGCAGACGTATCCAGACCGTAA